A window from Gottschalkiaceae bacterium SANA encodes these proteins:
- a CDS encoding LytTR family DNA-binding domain-containing protein, with amino-acid sequence MIRVMLVDDERPSLNELSYILSQIDGVKVEAQFCHAIDALQNFAAIDPDVVFLDIEMPELDGLSLAEELIQRKPELSIVFATAFDHYALQAFEHQAIDYVLKPFEKERIKKAMDRIPERVGRREEPEERFAQIEAFRRDGFRVKRISVWVNDRIVLMPLEQIAYFVAEEGTVFLVEGDHRHELHATMAQLEARFHGDGFFRCHRSFLVNLSRVEEMIPWFNNTYVLKISGQSEEVPVSRSRVKALKEHYQI; translated from the coding sequence GTGATACGAGTCATGTTGGTTGATGATGAACGACCGTCCTTGAATGAACTTAGCTATATTTTAAGCCAAATCGACGGAGTAAAGGTGGAGGCACAGTTTTGCCATGCAATTGATGCACTGCAAAATTTTGCGGCCATTGATCCAGATGTTGTTTTTTTGGATATTGAGATGCCTGAGCTGGACGGCTTAAGTTTAGCCGAAGAATTGATTCAACGGAAGCCGGAGTTGTCAATTGTGTTTGCGACAGCCTTTGATCACTATGCCCTGCAAGCCTTTGAACATCAGGCCATTGATTATGTTCTAAAACCATTTGAGAAAGAGCGAATTAAAAAAGCAATGGATCGGATTCCCGAACGAGTTGGACGTCGAGAGGAACCCGAGGAACGATTTGCTCAGATTGAAGCCTTCCGACGTGACGGATTTCGGGTGAAGCGTATTTCTGTTTGGGTCAATGATCGAATTGTTTTGATGCCACTGGAACAAATTGCTTACTTCGTTGCGGAAGAGGGAACCGTTTTTTTAGTTGAAGGGGATCATCGACATGAATTACATGCAACCATGGCACAATTGGAAGCTCGATTTCATGGAGACGGTTTTTTCCGATGCCATCGATCTTTCTTAGTGAATCTTTCTCGTGTTGAAGAGATGATTCCTTGGTTTAACAATACCTATGTCTTGAAAATTTCAGGACAAAGCGAAGAG
- a CDS encoding sensor histidine kinase, producing the protein MVGLLSQELIEKLGLIFLFAFILSKTKLFQNFILQEKTRSIEKLIFMVAFGLAGVLMTYWGTPISGGIANSRTIPVLAAGIFGGPWVGLGAGIIAGFHRMFLVVGGELTAVACGISTILGGLIGGFTKPWLEKKTRPWIYGFFVGLGVEAIQMALILLIARPFPEALRLVKVIFLPMTVLNAVGIALFMMTSQQIYDDHEKAGALKAQLALDIATETLPVLRKGFSRKSAEEAAEIIRAKTQVAAVAFTNMHEVLAHVGVGADHHIAGNEIATKMTKKVLKTSRLEVAQNRQTIDCKVKGCLLKSAIVVPIMAEDQIIGTLKLYKKIENGIMPSDIVLAKGLGSLFSSQIELSAIEYQKKMLRESELKRLQAQIHPHFLFNALNTIVSLVRTDPEIARKLLHELSHFLRSSFRHQEAFISLSEEVRTLEAYLSIEAARFGSRLKVRIDVEEGLECRIPPLILQPLVENAVKHGLLLKKEGGMVVLSVNRVDQHIIFTVMDNGVGIPVEEQQDLLEKKKSGGIGLRNVNERLKSIYGESLVITSEEGRGTAISFQIPERRMSSDTSHVG; encoded by the coding sequence ATGGTGGGTTTGCTCAGTCAAGAACTGATTGAAAAGTTAGGACTGATTTTTTTATTTGCTTTTATTCTTTCAAAAACGAAACTCTTTCAAAATTTCATATTACAGGAGAAAACACGGTCCATTGAAAAATTGATTTTTATGGTTGCTTTTGGTTTGGCGGGCGTATTGATGACCTATTGGGGTACGCCGATTTCAGGCGGCATTGCCAATTCACGAACCATTCCTGTTTTGGCAGCGGGTATTTTTGGAGGTCCATGGGTAGGACTTGGCGCTGGAATTATCGCAGGCTTTCATCGAATGTTTCTCGTTGTCGGTGGTGAATTGACGGCAGTGGCATGCGGAATTTCGACGATATTGGGCGGCTTAATTGGTGGCTTTACCAAACCGTGGTTAGAAAAGAAAACACGGCCATGGATTTATGGTTTTTTTGTAGGACTGGGTGTGGAAGCAATACAGATGGCTTTAATTTTATTGATTGCACGCCCCTTTCCCGAAGCGCTTCGCTTGGTGAAAGTTATTTTCTTGCCTATGACGGTTCTAAATGCAGTTGGAATTGCTTTGTTTATGATGACTTCTCAGCAAATTTATGATGATCATGAAAAGGCGGGGGCTTTAAAGGCGCAATTGGCCTTGGATATTGCAACAGAAACCCTACCGGTATTGCGTAAGGGGTTTAGCAGAAAGAGTGCGGAAGAAGCGGCAGAAATTATTCGTGCGAAAACACAAGTAGCTGCAGTTGCATTTACCAATATGCATGAGGTACTCGCCCATGTTGGGGTGGGAGCTGATCATCATATTGCTGGTAATGAGATTGCAACGAAAATGACGAAAAAGGTTTTGAAAACGAGTCGATTAGAAGTTGCACAAAACCGTCAAACCATTGATTGTAAGGTAAAAGGATGTTTGCTCAAGTCGGCCATCGTTGTGCCGATCATGGCAGAGGATCAGATCATTGGAACCTTAAAATTGTATAAAAAGATCGAAAATGGGATTATGCCATCAGATATTGTGTTGGCGAAAGGGCTAGGAAGCTTATTTTCTTCTCAAATTGAGTTAAGTGCGATTGAATACCAAAAGAAGATGCTGAGGGAGTCTGAGTTGAAACGACTTCAGGCGCAAATCCATCCTCATTTTTTATTTAATGCATTGAATACCATTGTGTCATTGGTGCGAACTGACCCGGAGATTGCACGAAAATTATTGCATGAACTTAGTCATTTCTTGAGGTCTAGTTTTCGCCACCAAGAAGCGTTTATCAGTTTAAGTGAAGAGGTGCGTACATTGGAAGCCTATCTCTCCATTGAAGCGGCACGATTTGGGTCGCGATTGAAGGTGAGGATCGACGTGGAAGAGGGACTTGAGTGTAGAATTCCACCATTGATTTTACAGCCATTAGTTGAAAATGCAGTGAAGCATGGTTTGTTGCTTAAAAAAGAAGGTGGCATGGTTGTGTTATCTGTCAACCGGGTTGATCAACACATTATATTTACCGTGATGGATAATGGTGTGGGTATTCCTGTTGAAGAACAACAAGACTTGCTGGAAAAGAAAAAAAGCGGAGGAATTGGTCTGCGTAATGTCAATGAGCGGCTGAAAAGTATTTATGGTGAAAGCTTGGTTATAACGAGTGAAGAGGGGCGAGGTACCGCAATCTCTTTCCAAATCCCAGAGAGGAGGATGTCGAGTGATACGAGTCATGTTGGTTGA
- a CDS encoding GNAT family N-acetyltransferase, with product MKFHRLRRVEDRYWEESWEIYQSNFPSGERRLLEDHKRALEDDRYHCMAILEDNQVAGILFYWKLPHFTFAEYLAIGEASKGQGIGSEVVSRLKEQAGRLILEIDPPEDEIAVRRLRFYQREGFVLNPYLHLNLPLRIGQEKLPLRIMTVEEIVSEAEYEAFSTILMTDLIQYGEGYREK from the coding sequence ATGAAATTTCATCGATTAAGGCGAGTGGAAGATCGCTATTGGGAAGAGAGTTGGGAAATTTATCAATCTAACTTTCCTTCTGGGGAACGTAGATTACTCGAAGATCACAAACGTGCACTTGAAGATGACCGCTATCATTGTATGGCGATATTAGAAGACAATCAAGTGGCGGGTATTCTTTTTTATTGGAAGCTGCCACACTTCACTTTTGCTGAATATCTTGCAATTGGAGAGGCCTCTAAAGGGCAGGGAATCGGGAGTGAGGTGGTGTCACGATTAAAAGAGCAAGCAGGACGATTGATTCTCGAAATCGATCCGCCAGAAGATGAAATAGCTGTTCGTAGATTGCGTTTTTACCAACGAGAAGGATTTGTTTTGAATCCATATTTGCATCTTAATCTGCCTTTGCGTATTGGACAGGAAAAATTGCCCTTACGGATTATGACGGTGGAGGAAATAGTAAGCGAGGCGGAATATGAGGCGTTTTCAACGATCCTCATGACAGACTTAATTCAATATGGTGAAGGATACCGAGAAAAATAA